Proteins from a genomic interval of Polaribacter sp. Q13:
- a CDS encoding CIA30 family protein: MESLVVFNLEKNSPDNWKIINDAVMGGKSLGSFYFNEKGNCVFEGNVSLENNGGFSLLRYRFAKIVPKEYSKVIIRVKGDGKQYQFRIRSKVTDDHVYITYFETSNEWEDIEILLSDMYPTFRGNKLQKPNYAKESLEEIAFLIGNKRAEGFKLEIDSIILT; the protein is encoded by the coding sequence ATGGAATCGTTAGTTGTTTTTAATTTAGAAAAGAACAGTCCAGATAATTGGAAAATTATTAATGATGCTGTTATGGGAGGGAAGTCCTTAGGTAGTTTCTATTTTAATGAAAAAGGAAATTGTGTTTTTGAAGGAAATGTATCCTTAGAAAATAACGGAGGTTTTTCTTTGTTGAGGTATCGTTTTGCTAAAATTGTACCTAAAGAATATTCTAAAGTTATTATCAGAGTTAAAGGAGACGGAAAACAATATCAATTTAGAATAAGAAGTAAGGTAACTGATGATCATGTTTATATTACTTATTTTGAAACGTCTAATGAATGGGAGGATATTGAAATATTATTATCAGATATGTATCCTACATTTAGAGGTAATAAATTACAAAAGCCAAATTATGCTAAAGAAAGTCTTGAAGAAATAGCTTTTTTAATTGGAAATAAAAGAGCAGAAGGTTTTAAATTAGAGATAGACAGTATTATTCTAACTTAA
- a CDS encoding Fic family protein: MRWGKAIGQAGGKSLSITELERLQQIVIENSRFIEMGLRKEGRFVGAHDRSSGEPIPDHISAKEQDIPKLLNGVIETNTLLQDDSYDAVLAAATISFGFVFIHPFIDGNGRLHRYIIHHILAKKKFTQQGVIFPVSASILEHINDYKDVLESYSHPLLD; encoded by the coding sequence ATGCGATGGGGTAAAGCAATTGGTCAAGCAGGTGGTAAATCATTAAGTATTACCGAACTTGAACGCTTACAGCAAATAGTTATAGAAAACAGTAGATTTATAGAAATGGGTCTAAGGAAAGAAGGTCGTTTTGTGGGAGCACATGATAGAAGTTCAGGAGAACCTATTCCGGATCATATTTCTGCAAAAGAACAAGATATTCCTAAGTTATTAAATGGAGTAATAGAAACAAACACACTATTACAAGACGATAGTTATGATGCCGTTTTAGCCGCCGCAACCATATCATTTGGTTTTGTATTCATACACCCTTTTATAGACGGTAATGGTCGTTTACACCGCTATATAATACATCACATTTTAGCGAAAAAGAAATTTACACAGCAAGGAGTTATTTTCCCTGTTTCTGCTTCAATTCTAGAACATATTAATGATTACAAAGATGTTTTAGAATCTTATTCACATCCATTATTAGATTAA
- a CDS encoding AraC family transcriptional regulator, producing MKSIKEITPIKTDDPFVILRHENALFDYPLHFHNEYEINLITNFKGKRTVGDSVEEIEGVDLVLLGPELKHFWKSCKTISNASVITIQFQEHFLHSKIMSYSVSKDIKKLLELSKLGLSFSNPTKDQISNLLFSLENNNTFKSFLTFLEMLHTLSISKDIKLLSSPPSANYNQKRESRRISLVMDHIQNHYQEEIKLTKIAEIVSMSESAFSHYFKKRTGQSFTQYLQEYRLGVVTKLLTETNMSINEICYLAGFNSLSNFNRVFKRKHKISPKEFKSNYHKQIQ from the coding sequence ATGAAATCAATTAAAGAAATAACACCTATAAAAACTGATGATCCTTTTGTTATTTTAAGACATGAGAATGCATTATTTGATTATCCTCTTCATTTTCATAATGAATATGAAATCAATTTAATTACCAATTTTAAAGGAAAAAGAACAGTTGGTGATTCCGTTGAAGAAATAGAAGGAGTTGATTTAGTTTTATTAGGACCTGAACTAAAACATTTTTGGAAATCTTGTAAAACTATTAGTAATGCAAGTGTAATAACCATTCAATTTCAAGAACATTTCTTGCATTCAAAAATAATGAGTTATTCTGTATCTAAAGATATAAAGAAGCTTTTAGAATTATCTAAGTTAGGTCTTTCGTTCTCTAACCCAACAAAAGATCAAATTAGTAATTTGTTATTTTCTTTAGAAAACAATAACACCTTTAAATCCTTTCTAACTTTTTTAGAAATGCTACACACATTATCAATTTCTAAAGACATTAAATTATTAAGTAGTCCACCAAGTGCTAATTACAATCAAAAAAGAGAAAGTAGAAGAATCTCTTTAGTAATGGACCATATACAAAATCATTATCAAGAAGAAATTAAGTTAACCAAAATAGCAGAAATAGTTAGTATGTCTGAGTCTGCTTTTAGTCATTATTTTAAAAAAAGAACTGGTCAGAGTTTTACACAATACCTTCAAGAATATAGGTTAGGTGTTGTTACTAAATTACTAACAGAAACTAATATGTCTATTAATGAAATCTGTTATTTAGCTGGATTTAACTCACTTTCTAATTTTAATAGAGTTTTTAAAAGAAAACATAAAATATCTCCGAAAGAGTTTAAATCTAATTATCATAAGCAAATTCAATAA
- a CDS encoding TonB-dependent receptor gives MNKKNRIWLFSAILTVLCFTNISAQISIDGVITDGSGMTLPGASVVEIGTSNGTTTDFDGKFKITVKNEESHIEITYIGYDNVVTKIGVKRTFNIILKENIAALDEIVVVGYGSVKKSDLTGSVSSVKMKALESIPANSVDGLLQGRVAGLQVVTASQEPGAGATIRIRGGSSFSGSNDPLVVVDGFPIGGAGDIKQINPADIASVEVLKDASASAIYGSRGANGVIMITTKRAKSGKASVEINHQTSVKSFTSNLINWKDPLLMAELSNERSINDGMVPNYTGRTIAGVYYPSLSEIASGAWPHNTDWGDVVFRDAPTSTNTTVSVRGANDTTSFNISGNFLKEQGVYIEDDYQKQIINLGVSHKFSDWLKINTSNIISKNKRDSNSGLAYYRNPLWPVYDDNGDYFRTSSQDFDHPLAYTENVLNTSKGLDIISSYLFDFTLNEHLSVKTQLNYKFGSTIGDRYLPSAYTLEGNYYDGVAYITNWESEDILSETFVTYNNTFKDLHKLNVMVGQSYQTTVSRSSELKAKGFINETLGNENMSAGDPEANEISNGKSETKLLSYYGRINYTYNNKYLFTGTMRADGSSKFGENNKWAYFPSGAISWKAHKEKFISDLDVFNELKARLSYGISGNQGIAPYQTLSRYGIENYYDDGQFKTTIGPGYISGQYGPDYRYNYWSGIPNKDLKWESTAQLNFGLDMAFLNNRLKTTVDFYRKKTTDLLRQKFLPLSSSYSRIWVNDGEILNKGIEVSISGDIINKDDFTMSTNLMLSINRNEVTSLGDGVSMGLLKDPNTGMDYEFQGSGFDTFGMATSNIYGVGKPLNVFYGYKTDGIIQNLEEGLTSGLTGNMALPGEFKYVDINNDGVIDEGDRTIIGDPNPDFNASLGLNFNYKGFDLSMFFNGVFGNDIFYPGKLDQANIMPLRWTQDNPNNSFPKLRSVRNLLLSDWFVEDGSFVRLQNLTVGYTLDSDKISFLSKARLYINATNLYTFTSKDFNGYDPEVGLDGVYWGGYPRTKSVTLGLNLTF, from the coding sequence ATGAATAAAAAAAATCGAATATGGCTTTTCTCTGCTATTTTGACGGTTTTATGTTTTACAAACATAAGCGCTCAAATTAGTATTGATGGTGTTATTACAGATGGAAGTGGTATGACATTACCTGGTGCATCTGTAGTTGAAATTGGAACAAGTAATGGGACTACTACAGATTTTGATGGTAAATTTAAAATTACTGTTAAAAATGAAGAATCTCATATAGAGATAACTTATATAGGTTATGATAATGTTGTAACTAAAATAGGAGTTAAAAGAACATTTAACATTATTTTAAAAGAAAACATAGCAGCTTTAGATGAAATTGTAGTTGTTGGTTATGGTTCTGTTAAAAAAAGTGATTTAACAGGTTCTGTATCAAGTGTAAAAATGAAGGCGTTAGAATCAATCCCTGCAAATTCTGTTGATGGGTTGTTACAAGGTAGAGTTGCCGGGTTACAAGTGGTAACAGCTTCTCAAGAACCTGGAGCTGGTGCTACTATACGTATTAGAGGAGGAAGTTCTTTTAGTGGAAGTAATGATCCACTTGTTGTTGTTGATGGATTTCCTATTGGTGGAGCCGGAGATATAAAGCAAATTAACCCAGCTGATATTGCTTCTGTAGAGGTTTTAAAAGATGCTTCTGCATCTGCTATTTATGGTTCTAGAGGAGCTAATGGTGTAATAATGATTACTACCAAGAGAGCTAAGTCTGGTAAAGCATCAGTAGAAATTAACCATCAAACTTCAGTAAAGAGTTTTACTTCAAACTTAATTAACTGGAAAGATCCTTTGTTAATGGCAGAGTTAAGTAATGAACGTAGTATAAATGACGGTATGGTTCCTAACTATACGGGGAGAACTATTGCCGGTGTATATTATCCATCATTATCAGAAATCGCAAGCGGTGCTTGGCCACACAATACAGATTGGGGAGATGTTGTTTTTAGGGATGCTCCGACATCTACAAATACAACTGTTTCAGTTAGAGGGGCAAATGATACTACGTCGTTTAATATAAGTGGTAATTTTTTGAAGGAACAAGGGGTTTATATTGAAGATGATTATCAAAAACAAATTATTAATTTAGGTGTATCTCATAAATTTAGTGATTGGCTTAAAATTAATACCTCTAATATTATTTCAAAAAATAAAAGAGATAGTAATAGCGGACTAGCATATTATAGAAATCCACTTTGGCCAGTATATGATGATAATGGTGATTATTTTAGAACTTCATCTCAAGATTTTGATCATCCGTTAGCTTATACAGAAAATGTTTTAAATACATCTAAAGGATTAGATATCATTTCATCTTATTTATTTGATTTTACATTAAACGAACATTTAAGTGTTAAAACGCAGCTTAACTATAAATTTGGTTCTACAATAGGCGATAGGTATTTACCAAGTGCATATACTTTAGAAGGTAATTATTATGATGGTGTGGCTTACATTACTAATTGGGAAAGTGAAGATATTTTATCAGAAACTTTTGTAACCTATAACAATACTTTTAAAGATTTACATAAATTAAATGTAATGGTAGGTCAGTCATACCAAACAACTGTAAGTCGTTCATCAGAACTTAAAGCTAAAGGTTTTATAAATGAAACATTAGGTAATGAAAATATGAGTGCTGGAGATCCAGAAGCCAATGAAATATCTAATGGTAAATCAGAAACGAAGTTACTTTCTTACTACGGACGTATAAATTATACCTATAATAATAAGTATTTATTTACAGGAACTATGCGTGCAGATGGTTCTTCTAAATTTGGGGAAAATAATAAATGGGCATATTTTCCTTCAGGAGCTATAAGCTGGAAAGCTCATAAAGAAAAATTTATAAGTGATTTAGATGTTTTTAATGAACTAAAAGCACGTTTAAGTTATGGTATTTCTGGTAATCAAGGTATTGCTCCTTATCAAACTTTAAGTAGATACGGTATAGAAAATTATTATGATGATGGTCAGTTTAAAACAACTATTGGTCCAGGATATATAAGTGGGCAATATGGTCCAGATTATCGTTATAATTACTGGTCTGGTATCCCTAATAAAGATTTAAAGTGGGAATCTACAGCGCAGTTAAACTTTGGGTTAGATATGGCTTTCTTAAACAACAGACTTAAGACCACAGTAGATTTTTATAGAAAGAAAACAACAGATTTATTACGTCAAAAATTCTTACCGCTATCATCTAGTTATAGTAGAATTTGGGTAAATGATGGCGAAATTCTTAATAAAGGAATAGAAGTTTCTATTAGTGGAGACATTATTAATAAGGATGACTTTACGATGTCTACCAACTTAATGCTTTCTATTAATCGAAATGAAGTTACAAGTTTGGGAGATGGAGTTTCTATGGGGTTATTAAAAGATCCTAACACCGGAATGGATTACGAATTTCAAGGTTCTGGTTTTGATACTTTTGGAATGGCAACTTCTAATATTTATGGAGTAGGTAAACCTTTAAATGTATTCTATGGTTATAAAACCGATGGTATTATTCAAAATTTAGAAGAAGGGCTTACATCTGGGCTTACTGGGAATATGGCACTACCTGGTGAGTTTAAATATGTAGACATTAATAATGATGGAGTTATAGATGAGGGGGATAGAACGATTATAGGAGATCCAAATCCAGATTTTAATGCAAGCTTAGGTCTTAATTTTAATTATAAAGGTTTCGATTTATCTATGTTCTTTAACGGAGTTTTTGGAAACGATATTTTTTATCCAGGAAAACTAGATCAGGCTAATATTATGCCCTTAAGATGGACACAAGATAACCCAAACAATAGTTTTCCAAAATTAAGATCAGTTAGAAACTTATTGTTAAGTGATTGGTTTGTAGAGGATGGGTCTTTTGTAAGATTACAAAACCTAACAGTTGGTTACACTTTAGATTCTGATAAAATATCATTTCTATCTAAAGCACGACTTTATATAAATGCAACCAATTTGTACACATTTACTTCAAAAGACTTTAATGGGTACGATCCAGAAGTGGGTTTAGATGGAGTGTATTGGGGTGGTTATCCACGTACAAAAAGTGTTACCCTTGGTTTAAATTTAACTTTTTAA